One Streptomyces umbrinus genomic window, ACCTGTCTGGTCGCTCGTGCCGAGTTCCCGCGTGGGTCACTGGCGATGCGGGTGCGGGACTCGCTGGGCGCGGTGTTCTCGGATGCGGAGTTCGCTGGTCTGTTTGCCCGGCGTGGGCACCCGGCGCTGCCGCCGGCGTTCCTGGCGATGGTCTCGGTGCTGCAGTACGCCGAGGGGCTGACGGACCGGCAGGCGGCGGACGCGGTACGCGGGCGGCTGGACTGGAAATACTGCCTGTTGCGACACGAAGTCGCTTGTGTTGAGTGGAAATCACCGAGGAGGTTCGACTGCTGTCGAAGGTGAAGGTCCCAGGCCGGTGCGCAATGGCCTGTCCCCGCCTCAGCGTGCGTCGCGAGTAATTGCGGGGTGCGAAGCCTGAGGGAAACGTCCAAGGGGCCCCGCTCCATCCGGGGGCTACAGACACGGGGAAGGGCGGACGGGTGAATAACACTGAACCCTCGATGATGCCTCGTCAATTTCACTCTCGTCGATGGGATGTACCAGCGGGAGAACAGGGGCCAGCCGTTGGATGGCGGCAGGTGCCGGTCGGAGACAGAGCGCCAGGCCGGTAGCGCACCACCGTCCCCGGGGTACAGAGGGCGCCCACCCCGCTCGTATCTCACACATGTGGAACGTGACAACCCCGATGAGGTCCAGGCGGAAGTCTGGTAGGCCAACCGTAAGGAAGGACCAATCCCTCAGCGGGTGCAGGAGGACCCAACAAGCAAATGCCGGTGGCCGAAAGGGAGCAGGAAACCGGGAGCCGCGTTTCCGGCACCTTCGCCGGAGGCTCTCGCATAACTGGCCGGATAGGGGCTGATGTCCTGACCCGAAAGGGTGCTGACGTGGGTCTGGTGAGCCTGTGGAGAGTCAATGACCGACAGCACCGGAACCGAAGGGCAAGTTAGACACATGACGACACGCATGGCCGAGGCAGCGAAGCCTGCATCGGCCGTCGGCATTGTGAACGGACCGGAGGACGTCCCCACCGACTGGCCGTCGATCGACTGGCAGCAGGTCGAGGAGGATGTACGGCGTCTGCGGCAGCGCATCTTCGCGGCATCGCAGGCAGGGGACCTGGCCAGGGTCAGGAACCTGCAGAAACTGATGCTCCGCTCCCGCGCCAACACGCTTGCGAGCGTGCGCCGGGTCACGGAGGTCAACGCCGGTCGCAAGACGGCGGGAATCGACGGCAAGACGGCACTTCTGCCACAGTCACGGCAGCTGTAGTTCCTTGATCGGCAGAGCATCACGGCTGGTCAGGTCGTTGCGGTGGCGGTGATGTTGTTCCATCTCCGGTGGGCTTCGGCGGCCTGGTATTGGTGGTGACGGCGCCAGGCGGACCAGTGCAGGAGGTGGTCGCGGGCGCGTCGGGGGCGAGGCAGGGCGGTGATCCGCAGGAGTCGGAGCAGTTCGCGGCCGCTGGCCGGGACGAGTTCGCTGCCGGTGGTGGTAGCCGTGGTGGTGCGGGCGCGGATGACGGCCAGGACGGCGGCGGCAAGCAGGCTGATCAAAGTCCAGCGCATCCAGGAGTTCCAGCAGGTGGTCTGGCCCTGGTCCAGGCCACAGACGCCCTTGGAGGTCTGGAAGTCCTCCTCGACGCGCCACCTGCAGCACACCACATCCACAAGATCGGCCAGGGTGACGGGAGTGGCCGAGTGGCAGCGGTAGAAGGAGAGTTCACGGGTGTAGCGGTGGCGGCGGACCAGGACGGTGGCGTGCCCGGGCCGGTGCCCGTCAGAGGTGTCATCGGGGTGGATGTCGAGCATGGCCCAGTCGTAGTGGCGGTCGCCCTTGAGGCCGTGTCCGGTGCGCAGGCGCATCCAGTTCT contains:
- a CDS encoding reverse transcriptase N-terminal domain-containing protein gives rise to the protein MTDSTGTEGQVRHMTTRMAEAAKPASAVGIVNGPEDVPTDWPSIDWQQVEEDVRRLRQRIFAASQAGDLARVRNLQKLMLRSRANTLASVRRVTEVNAGRKTAGIDGKTALLPQSRQL